In Pseudomonas grandcourensis, the DNA window GGCTTACCGAGAAGAACATGATCAGGATCAAGCCCCACCAGAAGATCGGCATCGAGTATCCCGCCAGGGAGACACCCATCACCCCATGGTCGAACAGGGATCCTCGCTTGAGTGCCGCGATCACCCCGGCCAGAAGGCCCAGGATGCCGGCGAACAACAGGGCGGCCATGGACAGTTCCAGGGTCGCGGGGAACAGGGAAGTGAATTCGCTCCAAACGCTTTCACGGGTACGCAGGGATTCCCCGAGATCGCCGTGGGCCAGCTTGCCGATGTAATCCAGGTACTGGGCATACAGGGGTTTGTTCAGACCTAGGCGTTCCATTGCCTGAGCGTGCATTTCGGGATCGACCCTACGTTCTCCCATCATGACTTCTACGGGGTCGCCCGGGATCATGCGAATCAACGCGAAAGTCAGCAGGGTGATGCCGAAGAACGTAGGGATCAACAACCCCAGTCGGCGGGCAATAAAACTAAACATCGTGTGTTGTACCTCATCAGCCGGTTAGGCGTGCCCGGCATGCCTGGGTCAGGAATGCCGGGAGTTTTCTTATTACTTCACCTGGGTGGTGGCGAAGTTATTCGTGGTGAGGGGGCTAATGTGATAGCCCTCTACGTTGTTGCGCATTGCGGTAAACATTCTAGTGTGTGCCATGCTGATCCACGGCTGGTCCTGGTTAAAAATAACCTGGGCCTGTTCGTAGAGCGCTGCGCGTTCGGCCGGATCGGTTTTTTCCCGGGCCTGGTCGATCAGCGCCTGGAACTTGTCATTGCACCAGCGTGCGTAGTTTTCTCCGTTCTTGGCCGCTTCACAACTGAGCATAGGCGTCAGGAAGTTATCCGGGTCGCCGTTATCGCCCGCCCATCCGGCGGAAACCATGTCGTGCTCGCCGTTTTTGGCGCGTTTGAGCATTTCGCCCCATTCCATCACGCGGATGTCGATCTTGATCCCGACCTTGGCCAGGTCGGCTTGCATCATCTGCGCGCCGAGCATCGGATTCGGGTTGGTCGGACCGCCACCGTTGCGGGTGAACAGGGTGAAGGTGGTGCCTTCCGGTACGCCGGCTTCCTTGAGCAGGGCGCGCGCCTTGTCCAGGTCATGGGCCGGGTTCTTCAGGCTGTGGTTGTAGCCCAGCAGGGTGTCCGGGTACGGGTTGACCGCGGCGGTCGCATTGCCCTTGCCGAACAACGCATTGACGTATGCCTCTTTGTCGAAGGCGATGTCGATGGCTTTGCGCACCCGCACGTCACTCATGTACTTGTGCGTGGTGTTCAAGGCGACGTAGGAAACGGTCATCGCGTTGAGTTCATCGACTTTCAGCTTGTCGTCTTTCTTGATGCTCGGAATGTCATCCGGTTTCGGATACAGCGCGACCTGGCACTCGTTGGCCTTGAGCTTCTGCAGGCGCACGTTGTTGTCGGTGGCGATGGCCAGGATCAGCGCCTCGGCCGGAGGCTTGCCACGGAAGTAGTCCGGGTTGGCCTTGAAGCGGACCTGGGCGTCCTTGTTGTAGCGCTGGAAGATGAACGGGCCGGTGCCGACCGGCTTGTTGTTCAGGTCGGCGGTCTTGTTGGCCTTGAGCAGCTGGTCGGCGTACTCGGCGGAGTAGATTGACGAGAAGGCCATGGCGATGTCGGCCAGGAACGGCGCTTCACGGCGGGTCAGGGTGAACTTGACCGTGTTGTCGTCGACTTTCTCGACGCTTTTCAGCAGTTCCTTGAAGCCCATGCTTTCAAAGTACGGGAAACCCACGCTCGACAGTTTGTGCCATGGATGATTCGGGTCCAGCTGGCGCTGGAAGCTCCAGACCACGTCGTCGGCATTCATGTCGCGGGTCGGCTTGAAATATTCGGTGGTGTGGAACTTGACGCCTTTACGCAGATGGAACGTGTAGCTCAGGCCGTCTTCGCTGATGTCCCAGGAATCGGCCAGTGCCGGAATCACGTCGGTGGTACCGGGCTTGAAGTCTGCCAGGCGATTGAAGATGGTTTCGGCCACGGCATCGGCGGTGACTGCAGTCGTGTACTGGACCATGTCGAAGCCTTCAGGGCTGGC includes these proteins:
- a CDS encoding ABC transporter substrate-binding protein; translated protein: MKMLPLRAAIAAALLSVAVGVSAKPLVVCTEASPEGFDMVQYTTAVTADAVAETIFNRLADFKPGTTDVIPALADSWDISEDGLSYTFHLRKGVKFHTTEYFKPTRDMNADDVVWSFQRQLDPNHPWHKLSSVGFPYFESMGFKELLKSVEKVDDNTVKFTLTRREAPFLADIAMAFSSIYSAEYADQLLKANKTADLNNKPVGTGPFIFQRYNKDAQVRFKANPDYFRGKPPAEALILAIATDNNVRLQKLKANECQVALYPKPDDIPSIKKDDKLKVDELNAMTVSYVALNTTHKYMSDVRVRKAIDIAFDKEAYVNALFGKGNATAAVNPYPDTLLGYNHSLKNPAHDLDKARALLKEAGVPEGTTFTLFTRNGGGPTNPNPMLGAQMMQADLAKVGIKIDIRVMEWGEMLKRAKNGEHDMVSAGWAGDNGDPDNFLTPMLSCEAAKNGENYARWCNDKFQALIDQAREKTDPAERAALYEQAQVIFNQDQPWISMAHTRMFTAMRNNVEGYHISPLTTNNFATTQVK